Proteins encoded by one window of Elaeis guineensis isolate ETL-2024a chromosome 12, EG11, whole genome shotgun sequence:
- the LOC105054641 gene encoding casein kinase II subunit beta-1 isoform X2 — MYRDRGVSGSKLEVGTLDRKRINDALDKNLEKSSPSTSRGLNGREKERLSVPSTSAGKQPDHHRNQRSAPLSNEESETESEESDVSGSDGEDTSWISWFCNLRGNEFFCEVDDEYIQDDFNLCGLSSQVPYYDYALDLILDVESSHGDMFTEEQNELVESAAEMLYGLIHVRYILTSKGMAAMLEKYKNYDFGRCPRVYCCGQPCLPVGQSDIPRSSTVKIYCPKCEDIYYPRSKYQDVDGAYFGTTFPHLFLMTYGHLKPQKPAQRYVPRVFGFKIHKP, encoded by the exons ATGTACAGGGACCGAGGAGTGAGTGGGTCGAAGCTGGAGGTTGGGACCCTCGACCGGAAGCGGATCAATGATGCCCTAGACAAGAACCTGGAGAAATCGTCGCCGTCGACTTCCAGGGGTTTGAAcgggagggagaaggagaggctTTCCGTGCCGTCCACCTCTGCGGGAAAGCAGCCGGACCACCACAGGAACCAGCGCTCTGCCCCTCTTTCCAATG AAGAATCTGAAACAGAAAGTGAAGAGTCAGATGTTAGTGGTTCTGATGGCGAGGACACATCTTGGATATCATGGTTCTGTAACCTAAGAGGGAATGAGTTCTTTTGTGAAGTTGATGATGAGTACATACAAGATGACTTCAATCTTTGTGGGCTAAGCAGCCAGGTTCCTTACTATGACTATGCTCTCGATCTGATTTTGGATGTGGAATCCTCTCACG GGGATATGTTTACTGAGGAACAAAATGAGTTGGTTGAATCAGCAGCAGAGATGTTATATGGTCTGATTCATGTAAGATACATACTGACCAGTAAAGGAATGGCTGCAATG TTAGAAAAATACAAGAATTATGATTTTGGAAGATGCCCTAGAGTTTATTGCTGCGGTCAGCCCTGCCTTCCAGTTGGGCAATCAGACATTCCTCGATCTAGTACTGTGAAGATCTACTGTCCAAAGTGTGAAGACATATACTACCCAAGATCTAAGTACCAAG ATGTTGATGGAGCTTACTTTGGCACCACATTCCCTCATCTGTTCCTGATGACGTATGGACACCTGAAGCCACAAAAGCCAGCACAGCGTTATGTCCCAAGAGTATTTGGCTTTAAAATTCACAAACCGTGA
- the LOC105054641 gene encoding casein kinase II subunit beta-1 isoform X1, with translation MYRDRGVSGSKLEVGTLDRKRINDALDKNLEKSSPSTSRGLNGREKERLSVPSTSAGKQPDHHRNQRSAPLSNEESETESEESDVSGSDGEDTSWISWFCNLRGNEFFCEVDDEYIQDDFNLCGLSSQVPYYDYALDLILDVESSHGDMFTEEQNELVESAAEMLYGLIHVRYILTSKGMAAMLEKYKNYDFGRCPRVYCCGQPCLPVGQSDIPRSSTVKIYCPKCEDIYYPRSKYQGNVDGAYFGTTFPHLFLMTYGHLKPQKPAQRYVPRVFGFKIHKP, from the exons ATGTACAGGGACCGAGGAGTGAGTGGGTCGAAGCTGGAGGTTGGGACCCTCGACCGGAAGCGGATCAATGATGCCCTAGACAAGAACCTGGAGAAATCGTCGCCGTCGACTTCCAGGGGTTTGAAcgggagggagaaggagaggctTTCCGTGCCGTCCACCTCTGCGGGAAAGCAGCCGGACCACCACAGGAACCAGCGCTCTGCCCCTCTTTCCAATG AAGAATCTGAAACAGAAAGTGAAGAGTCAGATGTTAGTGGTTCTGATGGCGAGGACACATCTTGGATATCATGGTTCTGTAACCTAAGAGGGAATGAGTTCTTTTGTGAAGTTGATGATGAGTACATACAAGATGACTTCAATCTTTGTGGGCTAAGCAGCCAGGTTCCTTACTATGACTATGCTCTCGATCTGATTTTGGATGTGGAATCCTCTCACG GGGATATGTTTACTGAGGAACAAAATGAGTTGGTTGAATCAGCAGCAGAGATGTTATATGGTCTGATTCATGTAAGATACATACTGACCAGTAAAGGAATGGCTGCAATG TTAGAAAAATACAAGAATTATGATTTTGGAAGATGCCCTAGAGTTTATTGCTGCGGTCAGCCCTGCCTTCCAGTTGGGCAATCAGACATTCCTCGATCTAGTACTGTGAAGATCTACTGTCCAAAGTGTGAAGACATATACTACCCAAGATCTAAGTACCAAGGCA ATGTTGATGGAGCTTACTTTGGCACCACATTCCCTCATCTGTTCCTGATGACGTATGGACACCTGAAGCCACAAAAGCCAGCACAGCGTTATGTCCCAAGAGTATTTGGCTTTAAAATTCACAAACCGTGA
- the LOC105054641 gene encoding casein kinase II subunit beta-1 isoform X3, which yields MYRDRGVSGSKLEVGTLDRKRINDALDKNLEKSSPSTSRGLNGREKERLSVPSTSAGKQPDHHRNQRSAPLSNESETESEESDVSGSDGEDTSWISWFCNLRGNEFFCEVDDEYIQDDFNLCGLSSQVPYYDYALDLILDVESSHGDMFTEEQNELVESAAEMLYGLIHVRYILTSKGMAAMLEKYKNYDFGRCPRVYCCGQPCLPVGQSDIPRSSTVKIYCPKCEDIYYPRSKYQGNVDGAYFGTTFPHLFLMTYGHLKPQKPAQRYVPRVFGFKIHKP from the exons ATGTACAGGGACCGAGGAGTGAGTGGGTCGAAGCTGGAGGTTGGGACCCTCGACCGGAAGCGGATCAATGATGCCCTAGACAAGAACCTGGAGAAATCGTCGCCGTCGACTTCCAGGGGTTTGAAcgggagggagaaggagaggctTTCCGTGCCGTCCACCTCTGCGGGAAAGCAGCCGGACCACCACAGGAACCAGCGCTCTGCCCCTCTTTCCAATG AATCTGAAACAGAAAGTGAAGAGTCAGATGTTAGTGGTTCTGATGGCGAGGACACATCTTGGATATCATGGTTCTGTAACCTAAGAGGGAATGAGTTCTTTTGTGAAGTTGATGATGAGTACATACAAGATGACTTCAATCTTTGTGGGCTAAGCAGCCAGGTTCCTTACTATGACTATGCTCTCGATCTGATTTTGGATGTGGAATCCTCTCACG GGGATATGTTTACTGAGGAACAAAATGAGTTGGTTGAATCAGCAGCAGAGATGTTATATGGTCTGATTCATGTAAGATACATACTGACCAGTAAAGGAATGGCTGCAATG TTAGAAAAATACAAGAATTATGATTTTGGAAGATGCCCTAGAGTTTATTGCTGCGGTCAGCCCTGCCTTCCAGTTGGGCAATCAGACATTCCTCGATCTAGTACTGTGAAGATCTACTGTCCAAAGTGTGAAGACATATACTACCCAAGATCTAAGTACCAAGGCA ATGTTGATGGAGCTTACTTTGGCACCACATTCCCTCATCTGTTCCTGATGACGTATGGACACCTGAAGCCACAAAAGCCAGCACAGCGTTATGTCCCAAGAGTATTTGGCTTTAAAATTCACAAACCGTGA